From Mus musculus strain C57BL/6J chromosome 8, GRCm38.p6 C57BL/6J, a single genomic window includes:
- the 1700016D06Rik gene encoding uncharacterized protein LOC76413 precursor, which translates to MTANRGAMTFLSVFLLCCWQDVQPWPNRELSGSSGKQWPNLETLDDDIATVFDEILVRDILEPGKAPYFENQSPSTTSQQKTTKEKEVHTKEPIPSKTYQKQSSSGTMHTPSFDDKQKEILFQLRSLEALEKMIDKIRRAIETKLKRRQKLQQSRSSQLLGKPIQP; encoded by the exons ATGACAGCGAATAGAGGAGCAATGACCTTCTTATCTGTCTTCCTGCTGTGCTGTTGGCAAGACGTACAGCCCTGGCCGAATAGAGAGCTTTCAG GTTCAAGTGGTAAGCAATGGCCAAATTTAGAAACTCTGGATGATGACATAGCTACAGTGTTTG ATGAAATTCTAGTCCGGGATATTCTGGAGCCAGGGAAAGCACCATATTTTGAAAATCAAAGCCCATCAACAACTTCACAACAAAAAACAACGAAGGAAAAAG AAGTCCACACAAAAGAACCCATACCTTCTAAGACATATCAGAAGCAGTCATCTTCTGGGACCATGCACACCCCTTCCTTTGACG ATAAGCAGAAAGAAATACTTTTTCAGCTAAGAAGCCTTGAAGCTCTGGAGAAAATGATTGACAAGATTCGAAGAGCTATTG AAACTAAGCTCAAGAGAAGACAGAAGCTCCAGCAAAGTAGAAGCAGTCAACTCCTGGGGAAGCCAATCCAGCCCTAA